tactttttgagtccttgtgttttagtggttttaaccatttgagtccaaaatcaaaatgtttaacgccctgagtccctagacGCCTTTTTtataaccttttgagtccaattttttttttttttttttttttttttttttttttttttttttaacaaaattggactcaaaacgttataaaatgaacaaaattggactcaaaacgttataaaatgagcaGTTAGGGACTCAGGGcattaaactttttgattttggactcaagtggttaaaaccactaaaacacagggactcaaaaagtaatttactctttaataaATATTAGTGTATTACATATTGGTATTACTTCATTTATTTTGATTAACTATTATTCTGGGTGGACTAAATGAAGTCTTTGAGTGTCTTTTGGGTGGTCTAGTTTTGCTCCATTTCATATCTTTTGAATAATcgtctcttttttttttaatatatgtagACGAGGCCACAAGGGACTTCGTTTCTTTCAGAATTAAAGCAAAAACTGCTTCTTTCGCCAAGTGAAGCTGCAAGGGCCGGAACACGATATAACGTGCCTTTGATGAACTCCCTTGTTCTTTATGTTGGAATACAGGTGTGTTAAAGTTCTTtaataattttaaaaagtttaatTAATGCGGAAACAAAAGGATGTTATATTATAATAtcttttagtttttaatttttacAAATAATCTGACTGGGTTGGGGCTAAAGGACATAAGGTGCGggattttgaaacataaagtacaaaagtCGTCAACTTTTGCactaaaggacaacgcctgcaaaAGGGCGTTAacttaaaggacaaaacttgtaatgtACTCTAAATATCAATCAACGATGCAGGCGATCCAGCAGCTACAGGCGAGAACACCACATGGACAGTCGATGGCCAGTAATGCATCACTAGCTATCTTTATGGTGGGCGACATATTCCAAACGTTGATACTAGAGCTAGAGACTGAAGGGCGTTACCTCTTTTTGAACGCGATTGCTAACCAATTGCGTTATCCCAACAACCACACACATTACTTCTCATTTATCCTTCTTTACTTGTTTTCCGAGTCTAACCAGGTCAGTCGGTAGCAGTTAGTTGGTGGTTAGTTGACTTCGATGCTTGTTTCACTTTCAAACATTTACACGCACTTAAATGTCTTGCAGGAGGCTATTCAGGAACAGATCACTAGAGTTTTATTAGAACGGTTGATTGTTAACCGGCCACACCCTTGGGGGCTTCTGATTACTTTCATTGAGCTTATCAAGGTAATTGCCATCTGATGAACGTAGATATATATGTTGATAATGATAACGAGTCGTAAGGCAATTACGATGGTTAACTTATTGTATCTATGAATGATTGAGCAGAATCCCCGTTACAACTTCTGGAGCCGATCTTTCACAAGGTGTGCTCCTGAGATTGAGAAACTCTTTGAATCAGTGTCAAGATCGTGTGGAGGTCCTAAGCCCGTAGATGACGGTGTGGTTGCTGGAGGAATATCTGATGCCATGCACTAGCACTAGGATTTTTTTTTGTTGCTTTAGGTTTCAAGACGTGACATCTAAACCACCCGTTTGAATGTTAGTTTTTGTTCCTCACTATGACATTTTCAAGTTTTGGATACATGCAAACCTAATGCCaagaaaatgtcaaaaacaagtttattagTACCCAGAATGGGTCGATCCGTGTTTATATTTCAACTATAGTAAATCAAATGGATAAAAAACATTATAAAAAATACGAGTTTAAATCAACCAAAGGTGTGTTTTGTTAAACGAAACTAGATAACCATTGTACAATTTTTTTGTAGTTATTAAAGTGTTTTCGAGTTAACCCAAAGTCCTCAACCAAAAAAACATACACGTTTTTACCCGTTAGCCGTTTTGCCAAAACTACTACGTGTATATCGTCTCCTAGAACTATGATGTGTGTCGCTAACACATTGCATTCAAGTATTCAACTCACCAACAGCGATTTAAGAAATAACAAAAAGAGTTAAAGACATTGAGAAACGTAACTGCGTGAAAAACTAGAAAGTAAGCAAAAGATTTTAACAATCTAGCTACCTAGTAAATTCATAGAGTACAAAGGATTGGTTCTCTTAAGCCTCTTGACGAACAAAGTAAAGCTTTAAGCCTCTACATTCTACAACCAGGATCTAATCACAAACATTATGTATCATGATGTGCGGAATCCATCACGATATATGTACACACTGTAAACAAGTACAGAAATGAGTAGAAACCCAGAGAATTACTCAACTTGTCTTAAACACACAGCTATACAAGTTCTCTCAAAGTCACATTATTACATCACAAAGACTCAAATATATAGTGCAAATTAACAAAAGCAATGAAGGCAATGCTCATAACAAGAACAACATTAGGATATATTTTTTAATCCAGGCAGTGGCGAactcatgattttttttttccattGGATCCTCTTTTTTGGGTGTTAAAGATTTTTTACAATCAAACGTTAGAATTTTCGGGTCAGATGGCTTTCGGTTCAGGTAGGGGAGAATTCTATTTATCCCCTTGTAAACCTCATTAACTGAAGCATATTAGTAACATAGTGGTCACTAATTATTGGGTTATTTTTAACAAATGTGTAGGTTGATTTTGCTATTATATGCCACTtcaatttttatatattttgttgagAGCAGAAAAAAACAAGTGAATGCAACTTATACTAGTATACCAGTATGCTTCTTTTTTACTGTAGTTACAATAACTCCCCCCAATCATTAAAATCTTGAATTTATGCTTTGATTTAaagaaagagtaaactgccaaaatggtccctgagatttggtcacttttctcactttagtccaaaactcaaccttttgaatctgtgtccctgtggttttaattttgttgtcattttcatccaaaatcaaaatcttgtcagatttttcagttaacatccagtttttttgtccttttcctccgttttaatgaagggcaaaatagtcagatttttttaatttgttataataaaacgttaaaaaacCATTTTGGCCTTCATTAAAAgaaaggaaaaagacaaaaaaagctGTATgctaactgaaaaatctgaccagattttgattttggatgaaatgACAACACAATTGAAACCACAGGAACCAagattcaaaagatttgagttttggactaaagtggaaaagtgaccaaacctcaggaaccattttggcagtttactcttaaagaaaatatcaataaaaaatctgaccagattttgattttggatgaaaatgccATTCTTGACTTTCGTTTAATCAAAACAAACGATGAGTTACCATagtcatagtttttttttttttgaacggcaaatttggatcactaacggaccattggagtatcatcgtgcctagggctgtaaacgaaccaaacgttcaacGAACAGTTTGTGAgccgtttggcgggaagttcgtttatgttcgttcgtttaataaacaaacgaacatgaactagaaatttcgttcgattgtgttcgtgaacgttcgttaaggtgttcgtgaacgtgttcgtgaacattcgttgatttatGTTCGTTCATGTTCGTATGTTTGAGTTTTAATTGAAGAtatttgtactttcttatattttatttgtacttaaacttttaattattttattaccctaacaattaaactaggaaacccactttcatcTTGTCTATGCATAATTTCCTtctcatttctcattatttacatcggcgaatacgatcgacctccgttccacaataagggattcaagttcgagtgctactctctgggccatctatctttatccttcgtcgcgttcgccaaatttatttgtgttcgtgaaccgttcgcgaacacgctcatttccttaatgaacgaacacgaacataaaatctcgttcgataagtgttcatgaaccgttcgtgaacacatttatttcctttagcgaacgaacatgaacaagaccttgttcgtgttcgttcggttcgtttacagccctaatcgtgccaccagtggaaccacccgatcatatccatatccactaggctataatgcctaaacaccaattcaggagaaaacccaaGAAATCTGGGAAAAAACCCCCCTTGTGAGACTCGAACCCATGATCTAATGGTCATAAAtcttatcccacccccaagatgccactaggctataatgtcaTGAGCATTACCATAGTCATAGTCATTAACTTGCATAAACTATAAATAGTAACTAAATATATTTGTTTTACTCTATTTAATTCCCAAAAAAAAAGACTCTAATAATTTGTGTCcgttaatttttataaaaatagttaaatgagaggtttaaactTTTTTCTCAACATTCCAGAATGAATTTCTTTGAAAACTGTGTTGTATtctaaatatattattattttgataTCTTAAAACTATGGTGATTGTCGATACTGTAACGAATCGATATCATCATTATCAAAACCAATATTCGTTTTGTGGTTTCTGATTGATGTAAGATACATGTCGGTATCCTTTTAGGCATATCACGACTTTATCTTATCAGTTTCATTCTGTTGTTGTATTGAGTGCTGGTACCATACCAGTACCATAACTAAACGAACTCCATAAACTTTATAGTGTTGTTTTCAAATTTGGTATCGTAAACTCTACCGATTACCAATACCATACTAATACCATAACAAACCAAACAAATACTAACCAAGACCGAATTCCCGTCACATCACACACAATTGAATCCTAGTCCCACTAGAACTGTTTCAAAACTTGGTATTCATAAATAAAATTCTTTAAAGGAAGTGGATTCATGCTTTTTTCTATATGTTTTTACCATAATTACATTACATACCAATAAATATAGACATATATAGTTACCATCCATTTTTGTCTGACCGaccaaacatcatcatcataaaaATGGCAGAGCATCAAAGTGAAGACAATATTGTGCGTCCCACAAATCTGATCCACTCACGAGAAAAACTAAGCACACACTCAGGcgcacacacatatacatacaacatatacatacatacaattcATAACAATAACTTTTTCTTCGAAGCTTCAAATTATACTCTTTAATCAAAAAATTCATGTTCAAGAATTCCACTTGTTTATATCAAATTCTGAAAAATCAATTAACTTTTTGAATTGGGTGTCTTTCATACCACTTGTTTATATCAAATTCTGAAAAATCGATAAGCTTTTTGAATTGGGTGTCTCTCATTTGAAGccctaaccctaaccctaaccctaattccAAAGTTTCAGCAAATTCAAGCTATACCATCAAGAAAATATTAAACACATGCTCTCAAGAATGAGATTATCGAAATGAATTTGAGTCCTCTTTCAAATTCAATCACACCCCCTTCCGAGCCTGATGAAACCCTAACCCTAGAATCACACAATCCCATTTCACCAGGTCAAGATTTGTTCTTTTTGCTTTCAGATAAAATCTTGACTCTTATACTCTCAAATCTTACAAAAAGCCAGCAAATTTCCGCCTGTTTGGTTTGTAAAAGGTGGTTAAAGATTAGTGGTGGTTTGCTGACGTCATTGAGGTTATTAGATTGGGATTTTCTTGATTCTGGTAGACTTTCTTACCGTTTTCCTAATCTTGTTGATGTTGATATTGTTCAAGCTTGTATAATATCCAATCGAAATAATTCGGGTGTTTGTTTGAGTGATAAGTTTGTGTCTATTCATGTTGATTTGTTTATATCAGATAATGGGTTGTTTTGGAAACCTGAATTTTTGGGTGCTCGGGTGATCGATAGAGGGGTTCGGGTTCTGGCACAAGGGTGTCGTAATTTACGGAGGCTTGTGCTGCTCGGTGCGAGCGAAGACGGTTTGGGTTATATCGCGAATGAGTGTTTGGCTTTACAGGAACTAGAGTTATGTTCATGTACAGATTTGGATTTAAAAGGGCTTGCAGGGTTTCGGAACTTACAGATTTTGAAACTAGTTGGTTCGGTTAACGGGTTGTATGGGTTGGTGATTTCGGATATCGGGTTGACTATTTTGGCTCAAGGGTGTCCGAGATTGTTGAAGCTTGAGCTTGTTGGTTGCGAAGGGAGTTACGATGGGATTAAAGCGATTGGTCAATGTTGCCAAATGTTGGAGGAGTTGACGCTTTGTGATCATAATTTCGAAGGCGGGTGGTTAGCTGCGTTGTCGTATTGCATGAATTTGAAGACGTTGAAGTTTCAATCGTGCAAGTTTATCGATCCGAGTCCAGGTCCTGATGAGTATTTAGGTTCTTGTCTTACGCTAGAAGAGTTACGTTTGGAGAGGTGTCGGTTGAGAGATAAGCAGGGTCTCGGAGCGTTGTTTTTGGTGTGTGAAGCTGTTCGGGAGTTGGTTTTCGAGGATTGTTGGGGATTGGATAACAACTCGTTCGGTGCCGCAAGTATTTGTAGGTATGACTATGACCCTTTCTTTATGTTCAAATTGTCGGTCCATTGTATGACATTTTAATAGATCCTATAACTGAAAAGTAGTGAAAGTGGACGACCACATTTTCCACCTCTTAGAAGTAGAGattaggcctgtaaatgaaccgaacgaacaacagaggcatgtttgtgttcgttcacatacctttaaccgaacacgaacacgaacatataatcaaacacattttttttgttcatgttcgtttattaagaaaatgtgcatgttcgtgttcgtgttcgttcgttattttaaacgaacgaacatgaacataaacagACAAACTTAAATGAGCATAAAGTGATTTTTATATAAATGAACATAGTTGAAGAAAGATAAAAGGAACACAATTTACtaaaaataaacgaacataaagtgattttttatataaattaatgATTAATTATGATATATTTCATTGGAAGACCCATTTTTATTTCTATAAAGCCCAATTaccaattagttatatttatataagtagttagacaGTTCCTTTTATGTTTACTATTTATATAAatatgggttattggattttatcaccccaaactattggctattggccactgccacccccaactatcactttgatgTCCGTCACCCCCAACTTGACACTTAGTGTATTCTGTCACTACATCGTTAACTTATCACTAACTTTAGATCCGCTTagtatacttttg
The Helianthus annuus cultivar XRQ/B chromosome 6, HanXRQr2.0-SUNRISE, whole genome shotgun sequence genome window above contains:
- the LOC110864688 gene encoding F-box protein At5g07670, with protein sequence MNLSPLSNSITPPSEPDETLTLESHNPISPGQDLFFLLSDKILTLILSNLTKSQQISACLVCKRWLKISGGLLTSLRLLDWDFLDSGRLSYRFPNLVDVDIVQACIISNRNNSGVCLSDKFVSIHVDLFISDNGLFWKPEFLGARVIDRGVRVLAQGCRNLRRLVLLGASEDGLGYIANECLALQELELCSCTDLDLKGLAGFRNLQILKLVGSVNGLYGLVISDIGLTILAQGCPRLLKLELVGCEGSYDGIKAIGQCCQMLEELTLCDHNFEGGWLAALSYCMNLKTLKFQSCKFIDPSPGPDEYLGSCLTLEELRLERCRLRDKQGLGALFLVCEAVRELVFEDCWGLDNNSFGAASICRRVMSLSLEGCSLLTMDGFEPVVLSWKELKRLTVVSCNNIKDSAMTPELATLFTLLKELKWRPDSKSILSSGFEGTGVWQKGGRSFKI